From Halodesulfovibrio aestuarii DSM 17919 = ATCC 29578, the proteins below share one genomic window:
- the glmS gene encoding glutamine--fructose-6-phosphate transaminase (isomerizing) has product MCGIIGYTGHRPAVPLAIEGLRSLEYRGYDSAGVAFVQNKKLTTVRAEGKLINLESKLESMNVSLATSCMGHTRWATHGAPIERNAHPHSSWDESLAIVHNGIIENYQELKERLTAKGYGFRSDTDSEVFCNLIAEGVKQTGSLEKGLSWAVNEADGAYSVLVMEASNPGVIYGARCACPFVLGVGQGENFVASDVPAFLAYTRNVVFLEDGEMVRIDANSWTVKDARTLAPIEKEVHHIEWDVQSARKDGYKHFMLKEIFEQPRVVKDCLAGRVDWQKQEAVLPELSAMPVPKRLHIVACGTSFNAGMWAQHLFESWAHIPVSVEIASEFRYRDVILNEGDVVLVISQSGETADTLAALRIAKEQGVPVVGLCNVIGSSIARESDVTVYTQAGPEISVASTKAMCSQMAVLLLMGLAWADRKGLLDDVLRREIFGGLRKLPDLLEAELPRIREEAKRLAREYSTAQSFFFLGRGVGYPLAMEGALKLKEISYIHAEGYAAGEMKHGPIALIDPKFPTFAIALNDKFFAKVKSNLEEVQARAGDVIALTNPNSDLSVKHKWVLPDCVYPLSSFLVLPALQLFSYESADYLGKDVDQPRNLAKSVTVE; this is encoded by the coding sequence ATGTGTGGAATTATTGGGTATACAGGCCATAGACCTGCTGTTCCCCTTGCAATTGAAGGACTGAGAAGCCTCGAATATCGTGGATATGATTCTGCTGGAGTGGCTTTTGTTCAAAACAAAAAGCTCACAACTGTCAGGGCAGAAGGCAAGCTTATCAATCTTGAATCTAAGCTTGAATCTATGAATGTTTCGCTCGCTACCTCTTGCATGGGACATACCCGTTGGGCAACACACGGCGCACCGATTGAACGCAATGCCCATCCACATAGTTCATGGGATGAATCGCTTGCGATTGTTCATAACGGTATTATTGAGAACTATCAGGAACTGAAAGAACGTTTGACGGCCAAAGGGTACGGATTCCGTTCTGATACTGATTCTGAAGTATTTTGCAATCTCATTGCTGAAGGCGTTAAGCAGACCGGTTCCCTTGAAAAAGGGCTTAGCTGGGCAGTAAACGAGGCAGATGGAGCCTATTCGGTTCTTGTTATGGAAGCGAGCAACCCGGGTGTTATTTACGGTGCACGCTGTGCTTGTCCGTTTGTTCTGGGGGTTGGACAGGGAGAAAACTTTGTCGCCTCAGATGTCCCGGCGTTCCTTGCCTACACTCGTAATGTCGTTTTCCTTGAAGACGGGGAAATGGTACGCATTGATGCGAATAGCTGGACCGTAAAAGACGCACGAACACTTGCTCCGATTGAGAAAGAAGTTCACCACATTGAATGGGATGTGCAGTCTGCCCGAAAAGACGGTTATAAGCATTTCATGCTGAAAGAGATTTTTGAACAACCTCGGGTTGTGAAAGATTGTCTTGCCGGTCGGGTCGATTGGCAGAAGCAGGAAGCTGTTTTGCCGGAATTGAGCGCAATGCCTGTTCCAAAACGCTTGCACATTGTTGCATGCGGTACAAGTTTTAACGCCGGTATGTGGGCGCAGCATCTTTTTGAGAGCTGGGCGCATATTCCTGTTTCCGTTGAAATCGCTTCTGAGTTCAGATACCGCGACGTTATTCTTAATGAAGGCGATGTGGTTCTGGTTATCAGTCAGTCCGGTGAAACCGCGGATACTCTTGCTGCACTTCGTATCGCGAAAGAGCAGGGGGTTCCGGTTGTTGGCCTTTGTAATGTAATTGGTTCATCCATAGCACGCGAATCTGACGTTACAGTGTATACACAGGCCGGCCCTGAGATTTCTGTTGCCTCTACCAAAGCTATGTGTTCCCAAATGGCTGTTCTCCTGCTTATGGGGCTTGCATGGGCAGATCGTAAAGGCTTGCTTGATGATGTACTGCGCCGTGAAATATTTGGCGGTCTCCGCAAGCTTCCAGATCTGCTGGAAGCGGAATTGCCGCGCATTCGTGAAGAAGCAAAACGTCTGGCTCGCGAATACTCTACGGCTCAGAGTTTCTTCTTCCTTGGTCGCGGTGTCGGATACCCTTTGGCGATGGAAGGCGCGCTCAAATTGAAAGAGATTTCGTATATTCATGCTGAAGGGTATGCTGCCGGAGAAATGAAACACGGCCCTATTGCTCTTATTGATCCGAAGTTTCCAACATTTGCCATTGCGTTGAATGATAAGTTTTTTGCTAAAGTTAAGTCTAATCTTGAAGAAGTTCAGGCGCGCGCAGGTGATGTAATTGCATTGACCAACCCTAACTCCGATCTTTCTGTAAAACATAAATGGGTTCTTCCGGACTGCGTTTACCCGCTTTCATCATTTTTAGTACTTCCGGCATTACAGTTGTTTAGCTATGAGTCTGCTGACTACCTTGGTAAGGACGTTGATCAGCCGCGCAACCTTGCGAAGAGCGTTACGGTAGAGTAA